The following coding sequences lie in one Rutidosis leptorrhynchoides isolate AG116_Rl617_1_P2 chromosome 4, CSIRO_AGI_Rlap_v1, whole genome shotgun sequence genomic window:
- the LOC139904061 gene encoding uncharacterized protein isoform X2: protein MDVLCATVNCLLLGISHKRKTIRYGNRSSINFRVQAVHSDQVGAVSDDKPESLSGLRSKNVEWPSPSDEIPFWKRNFQNRDANREVTVDIEKDSDLLHVIHVTAEMAPIAKVGGLGDVVTGLARACLLRGHKVDIMLPFYECIRKENIQELSLMSTYDSYYDGNWIKTNAYSGIVSDIPVILVEPMNQFFKGEDVYGGSYNELEAYLFFSRACLEWMQVTGTQPDIIHVHEWQTGALPLLYWDMYHHLSLQKPRIVLTIHNMEHYGECRQEQLQKCGLDGSLYATIDKAIDDRTIGHNPERLSLLKGGIVYSNSVVTVSPTYLKETLCSGWLASALITHRDKYYGILNGIDTNTAGKEICKQYLQRGLGLAIEGSVSSNHLSNRVPLVVCISRLVAQKGLHLIRHAISHVKEHGGQMIVLGKALDGRVQKEFEALADSHNKGSAVRILLMYSEELSHMLYAAADMVLVPSVYEPCGLAQMIGMRYGSIPIVRKTGGLADTVFDMDDHSQPEIANGFVFEGIDEGSLSLALDRAFSYYQEKPIEWANLVEKVMQIDNSWNRTAGTYIDLYNLIRVRW from the exons ATGGATGTATTGTGTGCTACCGTTAATTGTTTACTTTTAGGTATCTCACACAAGAGGAAAACGATTAGATACGGGAATCGATCTTCAATCAATTTCAGAGTTCAAGCAGTTCATTCGGATCAG GTAGGTGCTGTGAGTGATGACAAGCCAGAATCGTTAAGTGGTTTGAGATCAAAAAATGTCGAATGGCCTTCTCCAAGTGATGAAATCCCTTTTTGGAAGAGAAATTTCCAGAATCGGGATGCTAATAGAGAGGTTACCGTTGACATCGAGAAAGATTCTGATCTTTTGCATGTGATTCATGTGACTGCTGAAATGGCGCCAATAGCAAAAGTTGGTGGTCTTGGTGATGTGGTAACAGGCCTAGCTCGTGCATGTTTATTACGTGGACATAAAGTGGATATCATGCTTCCTTTCTATGAGTGTATCCGGAAGGAAAACATCCAAGAATTATCACTAATGTCCACTTATGATTCATATTATGATGGGAACTGGATCAAAACTAATGCATATAGCGGAATAGTTTCAGACATTCCGGTTATACTTGTTGAACCAATGAACCAGTTTTTTAAAGGAGAAGATGTATATGGAGGTTCATACAATGAGTTGGAGGCTTATTTATTTTTCAGCCGTGCTTGCCTTGAATGGATGCAG GTAACTGGAACACAACCTGATATCATACATGTCCATGAATGGCAGACAGGGGCACTGCCACTTCTCTACTGGGACATGTATCATCATCTTTCACTTCAG AAACCAAGAATAGTATTGACGATCCACAACATGGAGCATTATGGGGAATGCAG ACAAGAACAACTTCAAAAGTGTGGTCTTGATGGATCTTTATATGCAACTATCGACAAG GCGATTGATGATCGAACCATTGGGCACAATCCTGAGAGGCTGAGTTTATTAAAAGGAGGCATTGTATACAGCAATTCAGTCGT TACAGTCTCTCCAACTTACCTTAAAGAAACACTTTGTTCTGGATGGCTTGCAAGTGCTTTGATAACACATCGGGACAA GTACTATGGTATTCTAAATGGAATTGATACG AACACTGCTGGAAAGGAAATATGCAAGCAGTATCTTCAACGGGGGCTCGGTTTGGCTATAGAAGGCAGTGTATCTAGTAACCACTTATCTAATAGGGTACCTTTAGTTGTTTGCATTTCTAGATTAGTTGCTCAGAAAGGGCTTCATCTAATCAGACATGCGATCAGTCATGTTAAAGAACAT GGTGGACAAATGATTGTGCTGGGAAAAGCTCTGGATGGTAGGGTTCAAAAGGAATTTGAAGCTCTAGCAGATTCG CATAACAAAGGTTCTGCAGTCCGCATCCTCTTGATGTACAG TGAGGAGTTGTCTCACATGTTGTATGCCGCTGCTGACATGGTGTTGGTTCCTTCTGTATATGAGCCTTGTGGACTTGCACAGATGATAGGAATGCGTTACGGATCG ATACCAATAGTAAGAAAGACTGGTGGTCTTGCCGACACTGTTTTTGATATGGATGATCATTCACAACCTGAGATAGCAAACGG GTTCGTCTTTGAAGGAATTGATGAAGGTTCCCTTAGTTTGGCTCTTGATCGTGCATTCTCGTACTACCAGGAAA AACCAATCGAGTGGGCGAATCTCGTAGAAAAAGTCATGCAAATTGACAACAGCTGGAATAGAACGGCTGGGACGTATATTGATTTGTACAACTTGATAAGAGTGAGATGGTGA
- the LOC139904061 gene encoding uncharacterized protein isoform X1, with protein sequence MDVLCATVNCLLLGISHKRKTIRYGNRSSINFRVQAVHSDQVGAVSDDKPESLSGLRSKNVEWPSPSDEIPFWKRNFQNRDANREVTVDIEKDSDLLHVIHVTAEMAPIAKVGGLGDVVTGLARACLLRGHKVDIMLPFYECIRKENIQELSLMSTYDSYYDGNWIKTNAYSGIVSDIPVILVEPMNQFFKGEDVYGGSYNELEAYLFFSRACLEWMQVTGTQPDIIHVHEWQTGALPLLYWDMYHHLSLQKPRIVLTIHNMEHYGECRQEQLQKCGLDGSLYATIDKAIDDRTIGHNPERLSLLKGGIVYSNSVVTVSPTYLKETLCSGWLASALITHRDKYYGILNGIDTVMWNPDSDVFLPANYNAQNTAGKEICKQYLQRGLGLAIEGSVSSNHLSNRVPLVVCISRLVAQKGLHLIRHAISHVKEHGGQMIVLGKALDGRVQKEFEALADSHNKGSAVRILLMYSEELSHMLYAAADMVLVPSVYEPCGLAQMIGMRYGSIPIVRKTGGLADTVFDMDDHSQPEIANGFVFEGIDEGSLSLALDRAFSYYQEKPIEWANLVEKVMQIDNSWNRTAGTYIDLYNLIRVRW encoded by the exons ATGGATGTATTGTGTGCTACCGTTAATTGTTTACTTTTAGGTATCTCACACAAGAGGAAAACGATTAGATACGGGAATCGATCTTCAATCAATTTCAGAGTTCAAGCAGTTCATTCGGATCAG GTAGGTGCTGTGAGTGATGACAAGCCAGAATCGTTAAGTGGTTTGAGATCAAAAAATGTCGAATGGCCTTCTCCAAGTGATGAAATCCCTTTTTGGAAGAGAAATTTCCAGAATCGGGATGCTAATAGAGAGGTTACCGTTGACATCGAGAAAGATTCTGATCTTTTGCATGTGATTCATGTGACTGCTGAAATGGCGCCAATAGCAAAAGTTGGTGGTCTTGGTGATGTGGTAACAGGCCTAGCTCGTGCATGTTTATTACGTGGACATAAAGTGGATATCATGCTTCCTTTCTATGAGTGTATCCGGAAGGAAAACATCCAAGAATTATCACTAATGTCCACTTATGATTCATATTATGATGGGAACTGGATCAAAACTAATGCATATAGCGGAATAGTTTCAGACATTCCGGTTATACTTGTTGAACCAATGAACCAGTTTTTTAAAGGAGAAGATGTATATGGAGGTTCATACAATGAGTTGGAGGCTTATTTATTTTTCAGCCGTGCTTGCCTTGAATGGATGCAG GTAACTGGAACACAACCTGATATCATACATGTCCATGAATGGCAGACAGGGGCACTGCCACTTCTCTACTGGGACATGTATCATCATCTTTCACTTCAG AAACCAAGAATAGTATTGACGATCCACAACATGGAGCATTATGGGGAATGCAG ACAAGAACAACTTCAAAAGTGTGGTCTTGATGGATCTTTATATGCAACTATCGACAAG GCGATTGATGATCGAACCATTGGGCACAATCCTGAGAGGCTGAGTTTATTAAAAGGAGGCATTGTATACAGCAATTCAGTCGT TACAGTCTCTCCAACTTACCTTAAAGAAACACTTTGTTCTGGATGGCTTGCAAGTGCTTTGATAACACATCGGGACAA GTACTATGGTATTCTAAATGGAATTGATACGGTAATGTGGAACCCTGATTCTGATGTTTTCTTGCCTGCCAACTATAATG CTCAGAACACTGCTGGAAAGGAAATATGCAAGCAGTATCTTCAACGGGGGCTCGGTTTGGCTATAGAAGGCAGTGTATCTAGTAACCACTTATCTAATAGGGTACCTTTAGTTGTTTGCATTTCTAGATTAGTTGCTCAGAAAGGGCTTCATCTAATCAGACATGCGATCAGTCATGTTAAAGAACAT GGTGGACAAATGATTGTGCTGGGAAAAGCTCTGGATGGTAGGGTTCAAAAGGAATTTGAAGCTCTAGCAGATTCG CATAACAAAGGTTCTGCAGTCCGCATCCTCTTGATGTACAG TGAGGAGTTGTCTCACATGTTGTATGCCGCTGCTGACATGGTGTTGGTTCCTTCTGTATATGAGCCTTGTGGACTTGCACAGATGATAGGAATGCGTTACGGATCG ATACCAATAGTAAGAAAGACTGGTGGTCTTGCCGACACTGTTTTTGATATGGATGATCATTCACAACCTGAGATAGCAAACGG GTTCGTCTTTGAAGGAATTGATGAAGGTTCCCTTAGTTTGGCTCTTGATCGTGCATTCTCGTACTACCAGGAAA AACCAATCGAGTGGGCGAATCTCGTAGAAAAAGTCATGCAAATTGACAACAGCTGGAATAGAACGGCTGGGACGTATATTGATTTGTACAACTTGATAAGAGTGAGATGGTGA